The following is a genomic window from Chania multitudinisentens RB-25.
GAGCATCAATCGCCTCCCAGCGCACTGGCCCGCCAGGTAATAACGCTGTGGGATAAACGGGGCTTTCCAACAGCCAGCGCCGCAGGGAGATCTGATTAAGTTCTGGGCTTTCCCGTTCATCAATCACCGTAAGCGTTGACATAATTTTGGCTTTCATGGTCATCTTGCCATCGGAGAAAGCGTCGTAAGCCCGCGCCCATATGCCGGAAATAATCGGCGTAGTACCTGCAAAGAGTAATGACGGTGCGGTGATCGCTGCGGTCTGGCTAGCAGCCATGGGTGCAAAACTTTCCATTAAAGGCCGCCGAAAAACGCCCTCCATTTTCAGTTCAACGTAACGGTATTGTTGCGGCGTATCGCGAAAGACAAACTGGAAATAACGCTGTACCGGTTCAGGCAGTGTGGCAAGGTTTGCAGCATCAAGGTTCATCGCGGCCGGGCGCGCATGCGCGCTGTCACGTACCTGGTTGGCGAAAGCCGCAATTTCATACTCTGTCAGCAGTGAACCAACACCAATAGCACCGCCAACGGCGATGACCGGGAGCAAGATCACGGCAGCGATTAATCGTCCTTTACGCATCGTTGTGACTCCTTAAATTGTGCGGGAACCCGCAATCAGCATCATGATGGTGTTTACCGTTGCCTGGGCAAACGCCTGAACGTTTTTTTCTGCCGCAGGTGAACGCCCCTGAGTAGCCAAAAGCGCCGCACCGTGAACGGTGGACCACAGCGTGAAGGCAACCTCAGCGGGATCTTGGCCCGCTAGATACCCTATCTGCTGGATCTCCACCACGTTAGTGTGTAAAAACTCGAAAGCCTTACGCGCAGGGTCGCTGGAAAAAGGTTGCACACCAACCCCTTCGATCTGAGGCGGAAAAAACATCAGGCGATACAGTGCCGGGTTGTCATGTGCAAATGCCAGATACGCCAATCCCCCCTCACGCAGGCGATCCATAACCTCACCGCCATGCTGCTCCAACACATTGAGCTTACTGGCATAGAGCCGTTGGAACCCCTCATCGTGTACCGCTCTGAGTAGCGCATCACGATTGCGGAAGTGATTATAGAGCGCAGGGGCACGGCAGCCGATCCTGCTCGCCACTTCTGCCATGGTGAGCGTTGCAGCATCCTGCTCTGCGAGCAGATCAATGGTGACCTCAATGGCACGACGCGGAATATCGAGAGCCTGCGCT
Proteins encoded in this region:
- a CDS encoding TetR/AcrR family transcriptional regulator, which translates into the protein MVRPHKAQALDIPRRAIEVTIDLLAEQDAATLTMAEVASRIGCRAPALYNHFRNRDALLRAVHDEGFQRLYASKLNVLEQHGGEVMDRLREGGLAYLAFAHDNPALYRLMFFPPQIEGVGVQPFSSDPARKAFEFLHTNVVEIQQIGYLAGQDPAEVAFTLWSTVHGAALLATQGRSPAAEKNVQAFAQATVNTIMMLIAGSRTI
- a CDS encoding DUF6920 family protein codes for the protein MRKGRLIAAVILLPVIAVGGAIGVGSLLTEYEIAAFANQVRDSAHARPAAMNLDAANLATLPEPVQRYFQFVFRDTPQQYRYVELKMEGVFRRPLMESFAPMAASQTAAITAPSLLFAGTTPIISGIWARAYDAFSDGKMTMKAKIMSTLTVIDERESPELNQISLRRWLLESPVYPTALLPGGPVRWEAIDAHRARAIVSAQGMSASLVATFRQDGSLERFDAEQDGDLTTSYHGSGEQVIRTDYRRVNGMMIPFSFSIARAAGGKVYPFWSGSIVDIAFYP